Proteins encoded together in one Candidatus Zixiibacteriota bacterium window:
- the murD gene encoding UDP-N-acetylmuramoyl-L-alanine--D-glutamate ligase has product MTTKDRVKGRKIGIIGMARSGLAAAKLIKKLGGLPFVSDVKTEEQLSKEIALLKEQEISYETGGHTERLLKSDFVILSPGIPRQIPIIGQLDAAGIPIFSEIELASWFCRGKIIAITGSNGKTTTTSLTGEVLTSGGLNNIVCGNIGKPFAEVVLDIPADGFAVVEVSNFQLETIEEFAPHIAMILNLTPDHLDRYDGFDDYKKAKYRIAENQAPTDYLILNADDAVIDRNHIGTRAQKIYFSTARTLPTGVFQRGESLVGMVGGKETEIIDIKQIRIPGPHNLQNAAAASLAGLLLGLAPEKIAAALRSFPGVPHRLEDVGAVAGIKFINDSKATNVDSVCFALRSIKTPICLIAGGRDKGGSYQPIVDAGRGKIKEIILIGEAREKMFDALGRHFPVQFAASMEEAVKKAFEAASPGETVLLSPACSSFDMFENFEHRGETFKQIVHSLKNNHSASHRIGAK; this is encoded by the coding sequence ATGACCACAAAAGACCGCGTAAAAGGCAGGAAAATCGGCATTATCGGGATGGCCCGCTCTGGACTGGCGGCGGCAAAGTTAATCAAGAAGTTGGGAGGGTTACCCTTTGTCTCCGATGTCAAAACCGAGGAGCAACTGTCAAAGGAAATCGCTCTTCTCAAGGAACAGGAGATTTCGTACGAGACCGGCGGGCATACCGAACGGCTTCTCAAATCAGACTTCGTGATTCTCTCCCCGGGTATCCCGCGACAGATACCGATTATCGGCCAGCTCGATGCCGCCGGTATACCGATTTTTTCCGAGATAGAACTGGCATCCTGGTTCTGCCGCGGGAAAATTATCGCTATCACCGGCTCCAATGGCAAAACCACCACCACCAGTCTGACCGGCGAGGTGCTGACCAGCGGCGGACTCAACAATATTGTCTGCGGGAATATCGGAAAGCCGTTTGCCGAGGTGGTCCTGGATATTCCTGCCGATGGCTTTGCCGTGGTCGAAGTCTCCAATTTCCAACTGGAAACGATTGAGGAGTTTGCGCCGCATATCGCCATGATTCTCAATCTCACTCCCGACCATCTGGACCGGTATGACGGCTTTGACGACTACAAGAAAGCCAAATATCGAATCGCTGAGAACCAGGCGCCAACCGACTATCTGATTCTCAATGCCGATGACGCCGTCATAGACCGCAATCATATCGGCACCAGAGCGCAGAAGATATATTTTTCGACCGCCCGCACTTTGCCGACCGGGGTCTTCCAGAGGGGAGAGTCGCTGGTCGGCATGGTGGGCGGCAAGGAAACAGAAATCATCGACATCAAACAGATTCGGATTCCGGGACCGCACAACCTTCAGAATGCCGCGGCCGCTTCGCTGGCGGGATTACTTCTCGGTCTCGCACCCGAAAAAATCGCCGCCGCCCTCCGCTCTTTCCCCGGCGTGCCGCATCGTTTGGAAGATGTCGGCGCGGTTGCCGGCATAAAATTTATCAATGACTCCAAGGCGACCAATGTCGATTCGGTCTGTTTTGCCCTGCGCTCTATTAAAACTCCTATCTGCCTCATCGCCGGAGGGCGGGATAAGGGAGGAAGTTATCAACCGATAGTCGATGCCGGACGGGGAAAAATCAAAGAGATAATTCTAATCGGGGAAGCGCGCGAGAAAATGTTCGATGCTCTGGGACGTCACTTCCCGGTGCAGTTCGCCGCCAGCATGGAAGAGGCGGTGAAGAAGGCTTTTGAAGCGGCCTCTCCCGGCGAAACGGTGCTGCTCTCTCCCGCCTGCTCCAGTTTTGATATGTTCGAGAATTTCGAGCACCGGGGGGAGACTTTCAAGCAGATTGTCCATTCGCTTAAGAATAATCATTCCGCCTCGCACCGAATTGGAGCCAAATAA